In the Drosophila takahashii strain IR98-3 E-12201 chromosome 3R, DtakHiC1v2, whole genome shotgun sequence genome, one interval contains:
- the EndoA gene encoding endophilin-A, with product MAFAGLKKQINKANQYMTEKMGGAEGTKLDMDFMEMERKTDVTVELVEELQLKTKEFLQPNPTARAKMAAVKGISKLSGQAKSNTYPQPEGLLAECMLTYGKKLGEDNSAFAQALVEFGEALKQMADVKYSLDDNIKQNFLEPLHHMQTKDLKEVMHHRKKLQGRRLDFDCKRRRQAKDDEIRGAEDKFGESLQLAQVGMFNLLENDTEHVSQLVTFAEALYDFHSQCADVLRGLQETLQEKRSEAESRPRNEFVPKTLLDLNLDGGGGGLNEDGTPSHISSSASPLPSPMRSPAKSMAVTPQRQQQPCCQALYDFEPENPGELAFKENDIITLLNRVDDNWYEGAVNGRTGYFPQSYVQVQVPLPNGN from the coding sequence ATGGCTTTCGCCGGACTGAAAAAGCAGATCAACAAGGCCAACCAGTATATGACGGAGAAGATGGGCGGTGCGGAGGGCACCAAACTGGACATGGACTTCATGGAGATGGAGCGAAAGACGGACGTCACCGTGGAACTCGTGGAGGAGCTGCAGCTGAAGACGAAGGAATTCTTGCAGCCAAATCCCACGGCCCGGGCCAAAATGGCAGCGGTCAAGGGCATCTCGAAGCTGTCGGGTCAGGCCAAGTCCAATACTTATCCGCAGCCGGAGGGCCTGCTCGCTGAATGCATGCTGACTTATGGGAAGAAGCTCGGCGAGGACAACAGCGCGTTTGCGCAGGCGCTCGTCGAATTCGGCGAAGCGCTGAAACAGATGGCCGACGTCAAGTATTCGCTGGACGACAACATCAAGCAGAACTTTTTGGAGCCACTGCATCATATGCAGACCAAAGACCTCAAGGAGGTGATGCATCATCGCAAGAAGCTGCAGGGCCGGCGTCTGGACTTCGACTGCAAGCGTCGCCGGCAGGCCAAGGACGATGAGATTCGCGGTGCCGAGGACAAGTTCGGTGAATCGTTGCAGCTGGCCCAAGTGGGCATGTTCAATTTGCTCGAGAACGATACGGAGCATGTCTCCCAGCTGGTCACCTTTGCCGAGGCACTGTACGACTTTCATTCGCAGTGCGCCGACGTCCTGCGCGGCCTGCAGGAGACGCTGCAGGAGAAGCGCTCCGAGGCGGAGAGCCGGCCACGCAACGAGTTCGTGCCCAAGACGCTGCTCGATCTGAACTTGgacggcggtggcggcggcctCAACGAAGATGGCACGCCGTCTCACATTAGTTCGAGCGCCTCGCCGTTGCCCTCGCCGATGCGCTCGCCCGCCAAGTCGATGGCCGTAACGCCGCAGCGCCAGCAGCAGCCCTGCTGCCAGGCCCTCTACGACTTCGAGCCGGAGAATCCCGGTGAGCTGGCCTTCAAGGAGAACGACATAATAACCCTGTTGAATCGCGTCGACGATAATTGGTACGAGGGCGCCGTGAATGGCCGCACTGGCTACTTCCCGCAGTCCTACGTCCAGGTCCAGGTGCCCCTGCCCAACGGCAATTAA
- the Sgsh gene encoding N-sulphoglucosamine sulphohydrolase: protein MHLLQWIVPLLVIGGCSAGPQNVLLLLADDAGFESGAYLNKFCQTPNLDALAKRGLLFNNAFTSVSSCSPSRSQLLTGQAGHSSGMYGLHQGVHNFNVLPQTSSSLPNLIRDQSGGRILSGIIGKKHVGAAGNFRFDFEQTEEQHSINQIGRNITRMKEYARQFLKQAKEEHKPFFLMVGFHDPHRCGHITPQFGEFCERWGSGEKGMGSISDWKPIYYDWRNLEVPAWLPDTDVVRQELAAQYMTISRLDQGVGVMLRELEAAGLADQTLVIYTSDNGPPFPGGRTNLYEHGIRSPLIVSSPKKEDRHHETTAAMVSLLDIYPSVLEALQIIRPNDTKIVGKSILAVLKEEPPVKEGDSVFGSHSYHEVTMAYPMRMVRNRRYKLIHNLNYWADFPIDQDFYTSPTFQQILNATINKQPLPWYRSLLQYYQRPEWELYDIKMDPLERTNLAEKPKYSGTLKQLRQQLFDWQVETKDPWRCAPHAVLQEQGIFKDQPACLTLGHEALQRPRRKILSQYEEYVVFF, encoded by the coding sequence ATGCACTTGCTCCAGTGGATTGTTCCACTTCTCGTGATTGGAGGGTGCTCCGCTGGACCGCAGAATGTGCTCCTCCTGCTGGCTGATGATGCTGGCTTCGAATCGGGCGCATATCTAAACAAATTCTGCCAAACTCCCAATCTGGATGCGCTGGCCAAGCGGGGACTTCTCTTCAACAATGCCTTCACCTCGGTGAGCAGCTGTAGTCCCAGTCGCTCGCAGTTGCTCACCGGACAGGCGGGTCACTCGAGTGGAATGTACGGACTCCATCAGGGGGTTCACAACTTCAATGTCCTGCCGCAGACAAGCAGCTCACTGCCCAATTTAATCCGGGATCAAAGTGGTGGCCGCATCTTGAGCGGCATCATTGGCAAGAAACATGTGGGAGCAGCTGGCAATTTCCGTTTTGATTTCGAGCAAACCGAAGAGCAGCATTCAATTAACCAAATCGGCAGGAACATCACTCGGATGAAGGAGTACGCCAGGCAGTTTCTAAAACAAGCCAAAGAGGAGCACAAGCCCTTCTTCCTGATGGTCGGTTTCCATGATCCCCATCGATGTGGCCACATCACCCCGCAATTTGGAGAATTCTGCGAGCGTTGGGGCAGCGGCGAGAAGGGAATGGGCAGCATTTCCGACTGGAAGCCCATCTACTACGATTGGCGCAATCTGGAGGTGCCCGCCTGGCTGCCCGACACGGATGTGGTGCGTCAGGAGCTGGCCGCTCAGTATATGACCATTTCCCGGCTGGATCAGGGAGTGGGTGTGATGCTCAGGGAACTGGAGGCAGCCGGTCTGGCCGATCAGACCCTGGTGATCTACACCTCGGATAATGGACCACCCTTCCCGGGAGGAAGAACCAATCTCTACGAACATGGCATTCGATCGCCCTTGATTGTCAGCTCGCCCAAGAAGGAGGATCGCCATCATGAGACCACGGCAGCCATGGTCAGTCTTCTGGATATATACCCAAGTGTACTGGAAGCTCTTCAGATTATTAGACCTAATGACACCAAGATCGTGGGGAAATCAATACTCGCTGTACTAAAAGAGGAACCTCCGGTAAAAGAGGGAGATTCAGTGTTTGGCAGCCACAGTTACCACGAGGTTACAATGGCCTATCCCATGAGGATGGTGCGAAACAGGCGCTATAAGCTCATACATAACCTCAACTACTGGGCCGACTTTCCCATCGACCAGGACTTTTATACCTCACCCACCTTCCAGCAAATACTAAATGCCACTATCAACAAACAACCACTGCCGTGGTATCGTTCATTATTGCAATACTACCAGAGACCCGAATGGGAGCTTTATGATATTAAAATGGATCCCTTGGAGCGAACAAATCTGGCGGAGAAGCCCAAGTACAGTGGTACCCTGAAGCAGCTACGCCAACAGCTCTTCGACTGGCAGGTGGAAACTAAGGATCCCTGGAGATGTGCTCCGCATGCTGTGCTCCAGGAACAGGGCATCTTCAAGGATCAGCCAGCCTGTTTAACCTTGGGCCACGAGGCACTGCAGCGGCCCAGGCGCAAGATCCTCAGCCAGTACGAAGAGTATGTGGTCTTTTTCTAG